The proteins below come from a single Oerskovia jenensis genomic window:
- a CDS encoding LysR family transcriptional regulator yields the protein MATDPRRLGFLLAVHRAGGVLAAADLLHVTPSAVSQQIARLEAEEKIQVLDRGPRGVTLTPAGRILAEAAERIESEMVEARKAIVAMSEEMTGTVSVGSFQTAIRAVVGPTFASLESRYPGVELDVQELEPAEALRLLRSGDLDVVLLERDEDADSPAPRGMREVPLLDEPWRVVVPATFPTPARLDDVRDAVWLGPEPTTAAARALRRLSRTLGTTLRTRHSYYDFDVALALVAAGQGVAMLPALAVQGEMPDGVTVVPLPGLGSRRLVARHRATRHEPRPVVNAVIDEMVTAAAAIELG from the coding sequence ATGGCCACGGACCCACGAAGACTTGGTTTCCTGCTTGCCGTGCACCGGGCCGGAGGTGTCCTGGCGGCAGCCGACCTGCTGCACGTGACGCCCTCGGCCGTGTCTCAGCAAATAGCGCGTCTGGAGGCCGAGGAGAAGATCCAGGTCCTCGACCGCGGGCCTCGTGGCGTGACGCTGACGCCCGCAGGTCGCATCCTCGCCGAGGCCGCCGAACGCATCGAGTCCGAGATGGTCGAGGCCCGCAAGGCCATCGTCGCGATGAGCGAGGAGATGACGGGGACGGTGTCGGTCGGGTCGTTCCAGACGGCGATCCGAGCGGTCGTCGGTCCGACGTTCGCATCGCTCGAGTCGCGCTATCCCGGCGTCGAGCTCGACGTCCAGGAGCTCGAGCCCGCGGAGGCCCTGCGGCTCCTGCGCAGCGGCGACCTGGACGTCGTCCTGCTGGAGCGTGACGAGGACGCCGACTCCCCCGCGCCGCGCGGCATGCGCGAGGTCCCGCTGCTCGACGAGCCGTGGCGCGTCGTCGTGCCCGCGACCTTCCCCACGCCCGCGCGCCTCGACGACGTGCGCGACGCCGTCTGGCTGGGACCCGAACCCACGACGGCCGCGGCCCGCGCCCTGCGCCGCCTCTCGCGCACCCTCGGCACGACGCTCCGCACGCGTCACTCCTACTACGACTTCGACGTGGCGCTCGCGCTCGTCGCGGCCGGCCAGGGCGTCGCGATGCTCCCGGCGCTCGCCGTGCAGGGCGAGATGCCCGACGGCGTCACGGTCGTCCCGCTCCCGGGCCTCGGTTCGCGACGCCTCGTCGCACGGCACCGGGCGACCCGGCACGAACCCCGGCCCGTCGTGAACGCGGTCATCGACGAGATGGTCACCGCGGCCGCAGCGATCGAGCTGGGCTGA
- a CDS encoding CBU_0592 family membrane protein has translation MSASPALVDLVVTPLGWVGAIAAVTAYAMVTRGRWSGDSLRFQLTNFVGAGLMCLVAAVNGVWPSAVANVVWIVIGGQAIVVLVKARRRRATEAVVIALEAPAAQVRAVDLAA, from the coding sequence ATGTCCGCTTCCCCCGCCCTCGTCGACCTGGTCGTGACCCCGCTCGGATGGGTCGGCGCGATCGCGGCCGTCACGGCGTACGCGATGGTCACACGTGGTCGCTGGTCAGGGGACTCGCTGCGGTTCCAGCTCACGAACTTCGTGGGCGCGGGTCTCATGTGCCTGGTCGCGGCGGTCAACGGGGTATGGCCCTCGGCGGTCGCGAACGTGGTGTGGATCGTCATCGGCGGTCAGGCCATCGTGGTGCTCGTCAAGGCTCGACGCCGCCGCGCGACCGAGGCGGTCGTCATCGCCCTCGAGGCCCCCGCCGCCCAGGTGCGTGCCGTGGACCTGGCCGCCTGA
- a CDS encoding aminotransferase class I/II-fold pyridoxal phosphate-dependent enzyme — MKVSRRSHVPPFAVMEVLAAANARRDAGESVLNLCAGEPATGASDVVRRRAIELLESGDLGYTEALGVPALRQAIAEHYGRTYGVQVDPSRVAVTTGSSGGFMLAFLAAFDAGDRVALARPGYPAYRNILAALGCEVVELDCGPETRYQPTVSQLMEAYYGGGLDGLVVASPANPTGTMIPPADLAELASWCTDHDVRLISDEIYHGIVYADPASEAGETATAAQYLDGGAVVVNSFSKYWAMTGWRLGWLVLPEDLVAPVDALAGNIALSPPALAQHAGVAALSPEGYAAAVANVARYADSRALVLDRLDDLGWDPVAPADGAFYVYANVAESGLDSVTWCERLLADTGVALTPGTDFDGVRGHEWVRLSFAAAPEVVAEAVDRIVAWRAAGYRPV, encoded by the coding sequence ATGAAGGTCTCGCGCAGGTCGCACGTCCCCCCGTTCGCCGTCATGGAGGTCCTCGCCGCGGCCAACGCCCGGCGCGACGCGGGAGAGTCGGTCCTCAACCTGTGCGCCGGGGAGCCCGCGACGGGGGCGTCCGACGTCGTGCGGCGCCGGGCGATCGAGCTGCTCGAGTCCGGAGACCTCGGCTACACCGAGGCCCTGGGCGTGCCCGCGCTGCGTCAGGCGATCGCCGAGCACTACGGGCGTACCTACGGCGTGCAGGTCGACCCGTCACGCGTCGCGGTGACCACGGGGTCGTCGGGCGGCTTCATGCTCGCGTTCCTCGCCGCGTTCGACGCCGGCGACCGCGTCGCCCTGGCCCGCCCCGGGTACCCCGCGTACCGGAACATCCTCGCGGCCCTGGGGTGCGAGGTCGTCGAGCTCGACTGCGGCCCCGAGACCCGCTACCAGCCGACGGTCTCCCAGCTCATGGAGGCGTACTACGGGGGCGGCCTCGACGGGCTCGTGGTCGCGAGCCCCGCCAACCCGACCGGGACCATGATCCCGCCGGCCGACCTGGCCGAGCTCGCGTCCTGGTGCACCGACCACGACGTGCGCCTGATCAGCGACGAGATCTATCACGGCATCGTCTACGCCGACCCCGCGTCGGAGGCCGGCGAGACGGCGACCGCGGCGCAGTACCTCGACGGCGGTGCGGTCGTCGTGAACTCGTTCTCCAAGTACTGGGCCATGACCGGGTGGCGGCTCGGGTGGCTCGTGCTGCCCGAGGACCTCGTGGCCCCGGTCGACGCGCTCGCGGGCAACATCGCGCTGAGCCCCCCCGCGCTCGCGCAGCACGCGGGCGTCGCGGCGCTGTCCCCCGAGGGGTACGCGGCCGCCGTGGCGAACGTCGCCCGGTACGCGGACTCGCGCGCGCTCGTGCTCGACCGGCTCGACGACCTGGGCTGGGACCCGGTCGCCCCGGCGGACGGCGCGTTCTACGTCTACGCGAACGTCGCGGAGTCGGGGCTGGACTCGGTCACGTGGTGCGAGCGGCTGCTCGCCGACACGGGGGTCGCGCTCACCCCGGGGACGGACTTCGACGGCGTGCGCGGCCACGAGTGGGTCCGGTTGTCGTTCGCGGCCGCGCCCGAGGTCGTGGCCGAGGCCGTCGACCGGATCGTCGCCTGGCGCGCGGCGGGCTACCGCCCGGTGTGA
- a CDS encoding STAS domain-containing protein: protein MPEHTTQGGVRIDDSGPRWTMWGEVDAAVQDRSEDDLVRSLQRADGPVTIDLSEVTFMDSGGLRLLYLSLLAGGVAPVLVGVPERIRDLLEISGVLAQFTLVD from the coding sequence GTGCCGGAGCACACGACGCAAGGGGGAGTCCGCATCGACGACTCCGGACCTCGATGGACGATGTGGGGCGAGGTCGACGCCGCGGTCCAGGACCGTTCCGAGGACGACCTCGTCCGCTCTCTCCAGCGCGCGGACGGCCCCGTGACGATCGACCTGAGCGAGGTCACGTTCATGGACTCGGGCGGCCTGCGGCTGCTGTACCTGTCCCTGCTGGCCGGGGGCGTGGCCCCTGTCCTGGTCGGTGTCCCGGAGCGCATCAGGGACCTGCTCGAGATCAGCGGCGTCCTCGCGCAGTTCACGCTCGTCGACTGA
- a CDS encoding ATP-binding protein encodes MDTSIASSRPPENFHVVRVWQLDSIDELSTLRTSLHLELTGRPLAPDGALAEVPEKIVLVASELATNALRHGRPPTTVQLLTDGEEYIVDVIDQDTSRAPVVAAPRLPGDGGFGLVLAQRIALDVGWFVADGKHVWARLGVPKDVVRPPRPVAAVP; translated from the coding sequence TTGGACACCTCGATCGCCTCGTCCCGTCCGCCCGAGAACTTCCACGTGGTCCGCGTCTGGCAGCTCGACTCGATCGACGAGCTCTCGACGTTGCGCACCTCGCTCCATCTCGAGCTGACGGGCCGCCCGCTCGCACCCGACGGCGCCCTCGCCGAGGTCCCCGAGAAGATCGTGCTCGTCGCGAGCGAGCTTGCGACCAACGCGCTGCGGCACGGGCGCCCACCGACGACGGTCCAGCTCCTGACCGACGGCGAGGAGTACATCGTCGACGTGATCGACCAGGACACGAGCCGAGCGCCCGTGGTCGCCGCGCCGCGCCTGCCGGGCGACGGCGGCTTCGGGCTCGTGCTCGCGCAGCGGATCGCCCTGGACGTGGGCTGGTTCGTCGCGGACGGCAAGCACGTCTGGGCGAGGCTGGGTGTGCCCAAGGACGTGGTGAGACCGCCCCGACCTGTCGCGGCGGTCCCCTGA
- a CDS encoding SpoIIE family protein phosphatase, translated as MTQSTDEELLSPAETIDLENCAREPIHIPGRIQPRGALLVVRESDGHVVQCSTNVPEVLGRGTADVLGAHLSEVLGADDGPRLLTHVAQHPDLAPHNPVEIRTGAARATPTDAILHRPPLRAGAEPVVVIELEPAVVRPLSFPNTYQSVRAALADLDRAGTLPELFGTAARHVRQLTGFDRVMIYRFDADHNGEVVAEAKREDLNSFHGLHYPATDIPRQARALYEKNWIRLIDDVGYVPCEIVPTDLPTTGQPLDLTYSTLRSVSPIHLEYLANMGVGASMSISLLRDGKLWGLIACHHYSGPHHPPYAVRAAAEFLGAALSVLLVAQSEEDRLAASRTSSRLLAGLVADSRDQDTALVEALTADARLLDLVGADGAVVVAEGRFASLGHVPDDAGIALLADWFADRLAAADDEVLAIDSLRVAAPDLAAHLPDVAGVLGVHLNDGQVVLWLRDEVLRSVDWGGDPHNKAIARSEGDTVRLSPRKSFDRWREVVSGHSDPWTEDAVETAGALRSHLVEALYLAGRRDVRAAEALQRSLLPESLPDTPGWTVTARYEPAGGGFVGGDWYDALRLPSGALGLVVGDVTGHGLQAAASMGQLRNTLRAALVQAGTARGAVEQVAETVRWTMPGQIATLVVAVVDLDRGSVEYVTAGHPPPFFLVPGEGVVWGRLLGGPPLGLGALRFEAGTTSIAPGGALVLYSDGLFERRDESLKVGLRRLAGTFAEHVGDVDAVLRETRDPASEDDATLLVLRRRTDPAEPDDGRA; from the coding sequence ATGACCCAGAGCACGGACGAAGAACTTCTCAGCCCGGCCGAGACGATCGACCTCGAGAACTGCGCGCGCGAGCCCATCCACATCCCCGGGCGGATCCAGCCCCGCGGGGCGCTCCTCGTGGTCCGGGAGAGCGACGGGCACGTGGTGCAGTGCTCGACCAACGTGCCCGAGGTCCTGGGGCGCGGCACCGCGGACGTGCTCGGCGCCCACCTGTCCGAGGTCCTGGGCGCCGACGACGGCCCGAGGCTCCTCACGCACGTCGCGCAGCATCCCGACCTCGCGCCGCACAACCCCGTCGAGATCCGTACCGGCGCGGCGCGCGCGACCCCGACCGACGCGATCCTGCACCGACCCCCGCTGCGCGCCGGTGCCGAACCCGTCGTCGTGATCGAGCTCGAGCCCGCCGTCGTGCGCCCCCTCAGCTTCCCCAACACGTACCAGTCCGTGCGTGCGGCGCTCGCGGACCTGGACAGGGCCGGGACGCTGCCCGAGCTGTTCGGGACGGCGGCGCGGCACGTGCGGCAGCTCACGGGCTTCGACCGCGTGATGATCTACCGCTTCGACGCCGACCACAACGGCGAGGTCGTCGCGGAGGCCAAGCGCGAGGACCTCAACTCGTTCCACGGGCTGCACTACCCCGCGACCGACATCCCGCGCCAGGCCCGCGCGCTGTACGAGAAGAACTGGATCCGGCTGATCGACGACGTGGGCTACGTCCCGTGCGAGATCGTCCCCACCGACCTCCCGACCACGGGGCAGCCGCTCGACCTCACGTACTCGACGCTGCGCAGCGTCTCCCCCATCCACCTCGAGTACCTCGCGAACATGGGCGTGGGCGCGTCCATGTCGATCTCGCTGCTGCGCGACGGCAAGCTCTGGGGCCTCATCGCGTGCCACCACTACTCGGGGCCGCACCACCCGCCCTACGCGGTGCGCGCGGCCGCGGAGTTCCTGGGCGCCGCCCTGTCGGTGCTGCTCGTCGCGCAGAGCGAGGAGGACCGCCTGGCCGCGTCACGCACGTCGTCGCGCCTGCTCGCGGGCCTCGTCGCCGACAGCCGCGACCAGGACACGGCGCTCGTCGAGGCGCTCACGGCCGACGCTCGCCTGCTCGACCTCGTGGGTGCCGACGGGGCCGTGGTCGTCGCGGAGGGGCGCTTCGCCTCGCTCGGGCACGTGCCCGACGACGCAGGGATCGCCCTGCTCGCCGACTGGTTCGCAGACCGTCTCGCGGCCGCGGACGACGAGGTCCTCGCGATCGACTCGCTGCGCGTCGCGGCCCCGGACCTCGCGGCGCACCTGCCCGACGTCGCGGGCGTGCTGGGCGTGCACCTCAACGACGGCCAGGTCGTGCTCTGGCTGCGGGACGAGGTGCTGCGCAGCGTCGACTGGGGTGGCGACCCGCACAACAAGGCCATCGCGCGCAGCGAGGGCGACACCGTCCGGCTCAGCCCCCGCAAGTCGTTCGACCGCTGGCGCGAGGTCGTGAGCGGGCACAGCGATCCCTGGACCGAGGACGCCGTCGAGACCGCGGGGGCGCTGCGCAGCCACCTCGTCGAGGCGCTCTACCTGGCCGGGCGCCGCGACGTGCGCGCGGCCGAGGCGCTCCAGCGCAGCCTGCTCCCCGAGTCGCTGCCCGACACACCGGGCTGGACCGTCACCGCGCGGTACGAGCCCGCCGGGGGCGGGTTCGTCGGCGGTGACTGGTACGACGCGCTGCGCCTGCCCTCGGGCGCGCTCGGGCTCGTCGTCGGGGACGTCACGGGCCACGGGCTGCAGGCGGCCGCCTCGATGGGGCAGCTCCGCAACACGCTGCGCGCCGCTCTCGTGCAGGCCGGGACCGCGCGCGGGGCCGTCGAGCAGGTCGCCGAGACCGTGCGGTGGACCATGCCGGGGCAGATCGCGACGCTCGTCGTCGCGGTCGTCGACCTCGACAGGGGCTCGGTCGAGTACGTGACGGCGGGTCACCCGCCGCCCTTCTTCCTCGTGCCGGGCGAGGGCGTCGTGTGGGGCCGGCTGCTGGGCGGTCCGCCGCTCGGGCTGGGCGCGCTGCGGTTCGAGGCCGGGACCACGTCGATCGCGCCGGGCGGCGCGCTCGTGCTGTACAGCGACGGGCTCTTCGAGCGCCGCGACGAGTCCCTCAAGGTGGGCCTGCGCCGCCTCGCCGGGACGTTCGCCGAGCACGTGGGCGACGTCGACGCCGTGCTGCGCGAGACCCGGGACCCCGCGTCGGAGGACGACGCGACGCTGCTGGTGCTGCGCCGTCGGACCGACCCGGCCGAGCCTGACGACGGCCGAGCCTGA
- a CDS encoding J-domain-containing protein → MTEDDPVRRAAQYRVDREAAQDAAEAAADANAPQQADEPHEDGPARPRLPLENRGQWVDELVRQAMARGEFDDLPLAGKPIPGLGARYDPDWWLKNLVERERITGILPPAQLRADDAGLRDELDRLFSEESVRETLAEFNARVVDARRQLLGGPPVVTPLRDVEEEVSLWRARRAARSAASSTGPTAPRTSRDGSPRDRSPGAGDGSGATGTRRWWRRRRGGPADGTEAT, encoded by the coding sequence ATGACCGAGGACGACCCGGTGCGCCGGGCCGCGCAGTACCGCGTGGACCGCGAGGCGGCGCAGGACGCGGCGGAGGCGGCAGCCGACGCGAACGCCCCGCAGCAGGCCGACGAGCCCCACGAGGACGGCCCCGCCCGCCCACGGCTCCCGCTCGAGAATCGCGGCCAGTGGGTCGACGAGCTCGTCCGGCAGGCCATGGCCCGCGGCGAGTTCGACGACCTGCCGCTCGCGGGCAAGCCCATCCCCGGCCTGGGGGCGCGGTACGACCCCGATTGGTGGCTCAAGAACCTCGTCGAGCGCGAGCGGATCACGGGCATCCTGCCCCCGGCCCAGCTCCGGGCGGACGACGCCGGGCTCCGCGACGAGCTCGACCGCCTGTTCTCCGAGGAGTCCGTGCGCGAGACCCTGGCGGAGTTCAACGCGCGCGTGGTCGACGCCCGCCGCCAGCTCCTGGGTGGCCCGCCCGTGGTCACGCCCCTGCGGGACGTCGAGGAGGAGGTCTCGCTCTGGCGCGCACGACGTGCGGCCCGCAGCGCGGCGTCGTCCACCGGCCCGACGGCGCCGCGCACCTCCCGGGACGGCTCACCCCGGGACCGCTCGCCCGGGGCGGGGGACGGCTCGGGCGCGACGGGTACGCGACGGTGGTGGCGCCGTCGGCGGGGCGGACCGGCGGACGGCACCGAGGCGACCTGA
- a CDS encoding alpha/beta hydrolase produces the protein MPPPTAPTAATTGWVPDVLDGFEQLTLPLDPDDEGEVVATLVRRRRDAGDGTAADTLHGGARPAGVRDRGIDVLYVHGWSDYFFQTELADYWEAQGARFFALDLRKYGRSLRPGQTPGFVTSLATYDEDIEAALTTMGHGVLTADPVLRERGLVLMGHSTGGLTLSLWTARNQDRVAGLVLNSPWLEFQARQIGRKVLAPAIGLQARLDPRAPLPQVDLGFYTRSVSRTLDGEWDYDLAWRPVRGFVVHGGWLNAVLHGQTAVELGLGITVPVLVLLSTRSTLLPRWTPEMMHSDTALDVVGIARRSTDLGTLVVLARIEGALHDVVLSAAPVRAVAYDRITTWVRGYVPEPVPPEEPGADAAGPAARGVGAWAPVRWARSAAGSVGASVRGWAARARGTRARGTRPRPPQS, from the coding sequence ATGCCCCCACCCACCGCCCCGACCGCCGCGACGACGGGCTGGGTGCCCGACGTCCTCGACGGGTTCGAGCAGCTCACCCTGCCCCTCGACCCCGACGACGAGGGCGAGGTCGTCGCGACGCTGGTACGCCGCCGTCGGGACGCAGGAGACGGCACCGCGGCCGACACGCTCCACGGGGGAGCCCGGCCCGCGGGCGTGCGCGACCGGGGGATCGACGTCCTGTACGTGCACGGCTGGTCGGACTACTTCTTCCAGACCGAGCTCGCGGACTACTGGGAGGCGCAGGGAGCCCGGTTCTTCGCGCTCGACCTGCGCAAGTACGGCCGCAGCCTGCGCCCCGGCCAGACCCCCGGGTTCGTCACGAGCCTCGCGACGTACGACGAGGACATCGAGGCCGCGCTCACGACCATGGGGCACGGCGTCCTGACCGCCGACCCCGTGCTGCGCGAACGCGGCCTGGTGCTCATGGGCCACTCGACGGGCGGGCTCACGCTGAGCCTGTGGACCGCGCGGAACCAGGACCGCGTCGCCGGTCTGGTCCTCAACAGCCCGTGGCTCGAGTTCCAGGCGCGCCAGATCGGACGCAAGGTGCTCGCGCCCGCGATCGGGCTCCAGGCCCGGCTCGACCCGCGAGCGCCCCTGCCCCAGGTCGACCTCGGCTTCTACACGCGCTCCGTGTCCAGGACGCTCGACGGCGAGTGGGACTACGACCTCGCGTGGCGGCCCGTGCGCGGCTTCGTGGTGCACGGGGGCTGGCTCAACGCGGTGCTGCACGGGCAGACCGCCGTCGAGCTGGGGCTCGGGATCACGGTGCCCGTCCTGGTCCTGCTGTCCACGCGCAGCACGCTCCTGCCCCGGTGGACCCCCGAGATGATGCACAGCGACACGGCCCTCGACGTCGTCGGGATCGCTCGACGGTCGACCGACCTGGGGACGCTCGTCGTGCTCGCACGCATCGAGGGGGCGCTGCACGACGTCGTGCTCTCGGCGGCGCCCGTGCGCGCCGTGGCGTACGACCGGATCACGACCTGGGTGCGTGGGTACGTGCCCGAGCCGGTGCCCCCGGAGGAGCCCGGGGCGGACGCGGCGGGGCCCGCGGCGAGGGGGGTCGGCGCGTGGGCGCCGGTCCGGTGGGCCCGCTCGGCGGCGGGGTCCGTGGGGGCGAGCGTGCGCGGGTGGGCCGCCCGGGCGCGGGGGACCCGGGCGCGGGGGACCCGGCCGCGACCGCCTCAGTCCTGA
- a CDS encoding low molecular weight protein-tyrosine-phosphatase gives MTVCTGNICRSPMAEIVLRDRFEAAGLGGRVVVDSTGISAEEHGNPVDRRARRVLAEHGYATGDGHHARQVRASDLVSRDLVLPMTAQHARALRRMHGDGNVRLYRTFDPAAPVVPPERTERDEHLLDIDDPWYGGMQDFEDCLAQVEAAADGVVEFVRGELARRQD, from the coding sequence ATGACGGTCTGCACGGGCAACATCTGCCGCTCGCCCATGGCGGAGATCGTGCTGCGCGACCGGTTCGAGGCCGCGGGACTGGGCGGGCGAGTGGTCGTGGACTCGACGGGCATCAGCGCGGAGGAGCACGGCAACCCCGTGGACCGCCGGGCGCGCCGCGTCCTGGCCGAGCACGGGTACGCCACGGGCGACGGCCACCACGCCCGCCAGGTCCGCGCGAGCGACCTCGTGTCCCGGGACCTGGTGCTGCCCATGACGGCGCAGCACGCGCGCGCCCTGCGCCGGATGCACGGCGACGGGAACGTGCGCCTGTACCGGACGTTCGACCCGGCGGCGCCCGTCGTCCCGCCCGAGCGGACCGAGCGCGACGAGCACCTGCTCGACATCGACGACCCCTGGTACGGCGGCATGCAGGACTTCGAGGACTGCCTGGCGCAGGTCGAGGCCGCCGCGGACGGGGTCGTCGAGTTCGTGCGCGGAGAGCTCGCGCGGCGTCAGGACTGA
- a CDS encoding SDR family oxidoreductase codes for MTIRTDSGIVAVTGASGQLGTKLALRLAAEGAAQRLVVRDASRTPRLPDGEPLPDSEVAVTAGYTDTERMVRAFRGARSVFLVSAREAPDRVAEHRAAVDAAVAAGVERIVYVSFVGAAPEATFTFARDHWHTEEYIKATGIRYTFLRDNLYHQGLVHMVGDDGVIRGPAGDGRLASVSHDDIADVATAILLDERPRAHDGKTYDVTGPQALTLTEVAAVLSDVTGRTITYQPETVEEAYASRAVYAAPPFAVDGWVSSYTAIAAGELAGVSDVVERFAGRPAQSFAAWLDDYPEEWDRLLPA; via the coding sequence ATGACCATCAGGACGGACTCGGGGATCGTCGCGGTGACCGGAGCGAGCGGGCAGCTCGGCACGAAGCTCGCGCTGCGGCTCGCGGCCGAGGGCGCCGCCCAACGGCTGGTCGTGCGGGACGCCTCCCGCACCCCTCGTCTGCCCGACGGCGAGCCCCTGCCCGACTCCGAGGTCGCGGTCACCGCCGGGTACACCGACACCGAACGCATGGTGCGCGCCTTCCGCGGTGCGCGTTCGGTCTTCCTGGTCTCGGCCCGCGAGGCGCCGGACCGGGTCGCCGAGCACCGGGCAGCCGTGGACGCGGCCGTCGCGGCCGGCGTCGAGCGCATCGTCTACGTGTCGTTCGTCGGCGCGGCTCCCGAGGCGACGTTCACGTTCGCGCGCGACCACTGGCACACCGAGGAGTACATCAAGGCCACGGGGATCAGGTACACGTTCCTGCGGGACAACCTCTACCACCAGGGCCTGGTCCACATGGTCGGGGACGACGGCGTCATCCGCGGCCCCGCGGGCGACGGACGGCTCGCGTCGGTGTCCCACGACGACATCGCGGACGTCGCGACCGCGATCCTGCTCGACGAACGTCCCCGCGCGCACGACGGGAAGACGTACGACGTGACCGGACCGCAGGCCCTCACGCTCACCGAGGTCGCCGCCGTCCTGTCGGACGTCACCGGCCGCACCATCACCTACCAGCCCGAGACCGTGGAGGAGGCGTACGCGTCGCGCGCGGTCTACGCCGCACCGCCGTTCGCGGTCGACGGCTGGGTCTCGTCCTACACCGCGATCGCGGCGGGCGAGCTGGCAGGGGTGAGCGACGTCGTCGAACGATTCGCCGGGCGCCCCGCGCAGAGCTTCGCCGCCTGGCTCGACGACTACCCCGAGGAGTGGGACCGGCTCCTCCCCGCCTGA